Proteins encoded together in one Lathyrus oleraceus cultivar Zhongwan6 chromosome 5, CAAS_Psat_ZW6_1.0, whole genome shotgun sequence window:
- the LOC127084496 gene encoding uncharacterized protein LOC127084496 isoform X6, producing MGTVFTRRFEADRIGSQVPIKLMHLEGLYELFVSKFAYSTLDLSVHNFKVRIAMKLTFRTLPFDDDYMKNFDAKMIRSRENLSGETSNGTQWDDDCSWSEWYSAEDPVKGFELISTWSEKMVESSMEMAELENASPHEAEKWSISLRLEGSKESRIGFASQLHLLVDALQMSFEAQFIEDFVSAAENPGSDNLRSSLVIPSPTVRDRVLKELFMEDAKFSDFSDVGYKTSRAVKGAPLESLFAQFCLHSLWFGNCNIRAISVLWIEFVREVRWCWEESQPLPRMPPNGSIDLSTCLIHQKLHMLAICLERKCQLVEDFQDCIGSVDHIDSMSEEESVVGDDLMNIQTPSENFSGKVDRKPEDADLSNDTKSSNFTRRGSAGIVDSMMLLKSYQSMHAPYTQEPPLMTEDMHEERMQAVEAFGDSFNFSAQLEKDILTSDMSAFKAANPDAIFEDFIRWHSPGDWEADDDPESSGSTSPNALDINKSKDSWPPRGRLSKRMSDHGNLWRNIWNKAPALPASEQKPLLDPNREGEKVLHYLETLQPHQLLEQMVSTAFRAAADTISQTSYGELNQMETKIQQLYPTMASALRPLQVNRLSADSETIEDLKRLCVVFEHVEKLLTVAASLHRKLIRAPRLSREIFNDYYNFYIPRMGTGLTEEVVEKEFDKKQEIRDNEREVLSNMFVPPTANQSWRKVLSMGNLLNGHEPILREIIFSLHDKVSGNHYAARSGSVSQQDIETYRMYICGTSNDLRVALSVASCD from the exons ATGGGCACTGTATTTACTAGAAGGTTTGAAGCAGATCGAATCGGTAGTCAGGTTCCAATAAAACTTATGCATTTGGAGGGGCTGTACGAGTTATTTGTATCTAAGTTT GCATACTCCACACTGGATCTATCTGTTCATAATTTCAAAGTCCGAATTGCAATGAAGCTTACATTCAGAACACTTCCCTTTGACGATGACTATATGAAAAACTTTGATGCTAAAATGATCAGATCAAGGGAAAATCTTTCTGGGGAAACATCCAATGGGACACAGTGGGATGACGATTGTTCTTGGAGCGAGTGGTATTCTGCAGAAGATCCTGTTAAAG GTTTTGAACTGATCTCAACATGGTCAGAGAAGATGGTTGAAAGTTCTATGGAAATGGCTGAACTGGAAAATGCTTCACCTCATGAAGCTGAGAAGTGGTCAATCTCTCTAAG ACTTGAAGGTTCTAAAGAGAGTCGGATTGGATTTGCATCCCAGTTGCATCTTCTTGTTGATGCATTGCAAATGTCATTCGAGGCACAATTTATAGAAGATTTTGTTTCAG CAGCTGAAAATCCAGGTTCCGATAATCTGAGATCCTCATTGGTTATACCTTCACCGACTGTTAGAGATCGTGTGCTGAAAGAACTGTTTATGGAAG ATGCAAAATTCTCAGATTTTTCTGATGTGGGATATAAGACTTCGCGAGCTGTAAAAGGCGCACCTCTTGAATCGCTCTTTGCACAATTTTGTTTACATTCTCTTTGGTTTGGCAACTGCAATATACGTG CTATATCTGTACTATGGATAGAGTTTGTTCGAGAGGTTAGGTGGTGTTGGGAAGAGTCACAACCATTACCTAGGATGCCACCTAACGGATCAATCGACCTTTCTACTTGTTTGATTCATCAAAAACTTCATATG CTTGCAATATGCCTTGAGAGGAAGTGTCAGCTGGTTGAAGATTTTCAAGATTGTATTGGAAGTGTTGATCATATAGATTCTATGTCTGAG GAAGAAAGTGTGGTTGGGGATGACTTGATGAATATACAGACACCCAGTGAGAATTTTTCTGGGAAAGTTGACAG AAAGCCTGAAGATGCAGACCTGTCTAATGACACAAAATCTTCAAACTTTACTAGGAGAGGTTCAGCTGGTATTGTTGATTCTATGATGCTTCTCAAGTCATATCAAAGTATGCATGCTCCATACACACAG GAACCACCTCTTATGACAGAAGACATGCATGAAGAGAGGATGCAAGCTGTTGAAGCCTTTGGTGATTCATTT AACTTTTCTGCTCAGCTGGAAAAGGATATCCTTACTTCAG ATATGTCAGCATTTAAAGCAGCGAATCCAGATGCTATTTTCGAAGACTTTATTAGGTGGCATTCACCTGGAGATTGGGAAGCGGATGATGATCCTGAGAGCAGTGGATCAACATCACCCAATGCTCTTGACATCAATAAGTCGAAAGATAGTTGGCCTCCACGTGGGAGGCTTTCTAAGAGAATGTCGGATCATGGAAATTTGTGGAGAAACATTTGGAATAAAGCACCTGCTCTTCCTGCTTCGGAACAGAAGCCTCTTCTTGATCCAAACAGAGAAGGAGAAAAA GTTCTTCATTATCTTGAAACCTTACAACCACATCAATTGCTTGAACAAATGGTGTCTACTGCCTTCAGAGCGGCAGCCGACACAATAAGTCAGACTAGTTATGGAGAACTGAACCAGATGGAGACTAAGATTCAACAACTTTACCCTACCATGGCATCAGCTTTGAGGCCTCTTCAAG TAAATCGATTGTCTGCAGACAGCGAGACTATCGAAGACTTAAAACGACTGTGTGTCGTTTTTGAACATGTTGAAAAATTACTAACTGTCGCAGCTTCTCTTCATCGCAAGCTTATACGAGCACCACGCCTCTCAAGAGAAATTTTTAATGATTACTACAACTTTTATATTCCAAGAATGGGAACAGGCTTGACAGAAGAGGTTGTTGAAAAG GAATTTGACAAGAAACAAGAAATAAGGGACAATGAAAGGGAAGTGTTGTCAAATATGTTCGTTCCTCCCA
- the LOC127084496 gene encoding uncharacterized protein LOC127084496 isoform X4, with the protein MASSSNTGKKIQADSTDEDYTEAEHEEEEEEEGLEHFDDFTLASSWERFISEIESVCRLWMSDGPKNLLVKGAVLLDDSGSLYKVTSETKYALKSYSMEYYFETNSAGKPATWNFDLHDLQLCFGIKEFLVIAPQSASGVVLDAPEASKLLSAVAIALSNCSSLWPAFVPVHDPSRKAYIGIQSMGTVFTRRFEADRIGSQVPIKLMHLEGLYELFVSKFAYSTLDLSVHNFKVRIAMKLTFRTLPFDDDYMKNFDAKMIRSRENLSGETSNGTQWDDDCSWSEWYSAEDPVKGFELISTWSEKMVESSMEMAELENASPHEAEKWSISLRLEGSKESRIGFASQLHLLVDALQMSFEAQFIEDFVSAENPGSDNLRSSLVIPSPTVRDRVLKELFMEDAKFSDFSDVGYKTSRAVKGAPLESLFAQFCLHSLWFGNCNIRAISVLWIEFVREVRWCWEESQPLPRMPPNGSIDLSTCLIHQKLHMLAICLERKCQLVEDFQDCIGSVDHIDSMSEEESVVGDDLMNIQTPSENFSGKVDRKPEDADLSNDTKSSNFTRRGSAGIVDSMMLLKSYQSMHAPYTQEPPLMTEDMHEERMQAVEAFGDSFNFSAQLEKDILTSDMSAFKAANPDAIFEDFIRWHSPGDWEADDDPESSGSTSPNALDINKSKDSWPPRGRLSKRMSDHGNLWRNIWNKAPALPASEQKPLLDPNREGEKVLHYLETLQPHQLLEQMVSTAFRAAADTISQTSYGELNQMETKIQQLYPTMASALRPLQVNRLSADSETIEDLKRLCVVFEHVEKLLTVAASLHRKLIRAPRLSREIFNDYYNFYIPRMGTGLTEEVVEKEFDKKQEIRDNEREVLSNMFVPPTANQSWRKVLSMGNLLNGHEPILREIIFSLHDKVSGNHYAARSGSVSQQDIETYRMYICGTSNDLRVALSVASCD; encoded by the exons ATGGCGTCTTCCTCCAACACTGGCAAGAAGATCCAAGCTGATTCTACTGATGAAGATTACACCGAAGCAGAACacgaggaagaagaagaagaagagggC CTCGAGCATTTTGACGATTTCACCCTTGCCTCGTCGTGGGAACG GTTTATTTCTGAAATAGAGTCTGTTTGTCGGCTTTGGATGTCTGATGGTCCAAAGAATTTACTG GTAAAAGGAGCGGTTCTCTTGGACGATTCTGGTAGTTTATACAAGGTGACATCTGAGACGAAGTATGCGTTGAAAAGTTACAGCATGGAGTATTACTTTGAGACCAACTCTGCTG GCAAGCCTGCAACTTGGAATTTTGATTTGCATGATCTACAGCTATGTTTCGGCATAAAGGAGTTTTTG GTGATTGCTCCTCAGAGTGCAAGCGGCGTGGTTCTTGATGCGCCAGAGGCTAGCAAGCTGTTGAGTGCTGTTGCGATTGCTTTGTCAAATTGTTCAAG TTTGTGGCCAGCATTTGTTCCAGTTCACGATCCTTCGCGAAAAGCTTATATTGGAATTCAGAGCATGGGCACTGTATTTACTAGAAGGTTTGAAGCAGATCGAATCGGTAGTCAGGTTCCAATAAAACTTATGCATTTGGAGGGGCTGTACGAGTTATTTGTATCTAAGTTT GCATACTCCACACTGGATCTATCTGTTCATAATTTCAAAGTCCGAATTGCAATGAAGCTTACATTCAGAACACTTCCCTTTGACGATGACTATATGAAAAACTTTGATGCTAAAATGATCAGATCAAGGGAAAATCTTTCTGGGGAAACATCCAATGGGACACAGTGGGATGACGATTGTTCTTGGAGCGAGTGGTATTCTGCAGAAGATCCTGTTAAAG GTTTTGAACTGATCTCAACATGGTCAGAGAAGATGGTTGAAAGTTCTATGGAAATGGCTGAACTGGAAAATGCTTCACCTCATGAAGCTGAGAAGTGGTCAATCTCTCTAAG ACTTGAAGGTTCTAAAGAGAGTCGGATTGGATTTGCATCCCAGTTGCATCTTCTTGTTGATGCATTGCAAATGTCATTCGAGGCACAATTTATAGAAGATTTTGTTTCAG CTGAAAATCCAGGTTCCGATAATCTGAGATCCTCATTGGTTATACCTTCACCGACTGTTAGAGATCGTGTGCTGAAAGAACTGTTTATGGAAG ATGCAAAATTCTCAGATTTTTCTGATGTGGGATATAAGACTTCGCGAGCTGTAAAAGGCGCACCTCTTGAATCGCTCTTTGCACAATTTTGTTTACATTCTCTTTGGTTTGGCAACTGCAATATACGTG CTATATCTGTACTATGGATAGAGTTTGTTCGAGAGGTTAGGTGGTGTTGGGAAGAGTCACAACCATTACCTAGGATGCCACCTAACGGATCAATCGACCTTTCTACTTGTTTGATTCATCAAAAACTTCATATG CTTGCAATATGCCTTGAGAGGAAGTGTCAGCTGGTTGAAGATTTTCAAGATTGTATTGGAAGTGTTGATCATATAGATTCTATGTCTGAG GAAGAAAGTGTGGTTGGGGATGACTTGATGAATATACAGACACCCAGTGAGAATTTTTCTGGGAAAGTTGACAG AAAGCCTGAAGATGCAGACCTGTCTAATGACACAAAATCTTCAAACTTTACTAGGAGAGGTTCAGCTGGTATTGTTGATTCTATGATGCTTCTCAAGTCATATCAAAGTATGCATGCTCCATACACACAG GAACCACCTCTTATGACAGAAGACATGCATGAAGAGAGGATGCAAGCTGTTGAAGCCTTTGGTGATTCATTT AACTTTTCTGCTCAGCTGGAAAAGGATATCCTTACTTCAG ATATGTCAGCATTTAAAGCAGCGAATCCAGATGCTATTTTCGAAGACTTTATTAGGTGGCATTCACCTGGAGATTGGGAAGCGGATGATGATCCTGAGAGCAGTGGATCAACATCACCCAATGCTCTTGACATCAATAAGTCGAAAGATAGTTGGCCTCCACGTGGGAGGCTTTCTAAGAGAATGTCGGATCATGGAAATTTGTGGAGAAACATTTGGAATAAAGCACCTGCTCTTCCTGCTTCGGAACAGAAGCCTCTTCTTGATCCAAACAGAGAAGGAGAAAAA GTTCTTCATTATCTTGAAACCTTACAACCACATCAATTGCTTGAACAAATGGTGTCTACTGCCTTCAGAGCGGCAGCCGACACAATAAGTCAGACTAGTTATGGAGAACTGAACCAGATGGAGACTAAGATTCAACAACTTTACCCTACCATGGCATCAGCTTTGAGGCCTCTTCAAG TAAATCGATTGTCTGCAGACAGCGAGACTATCGAAGACTTAAAACGACTGTGTGTCGTTTTTGAACATGTTGAAAAATTACTAACTGTCGCAGCTTCTCTTCATCGCAAGCTTATACGAGCACCACGCCTCTCAAGAGAAATTTTTAATGATTACTACAACTTTTATATTCCAAGAATGGGAACAGGCTTGACAGAAGAGGTTGTTGAAAAG GAATTTGACAAGAAACAAGAAATAAGGGACAATGAAAGGGAAGTGTTGTCAAATATGTTCGTTCCTCCCA
- the LOC127084496 gene encoding uncharacterized protein LOC127084496 isoform X3, whose translation MASSSNTGKKIQADSTDEDYTEAEHEEEEEEEGLEHFDDFTLASSWERFISEIESVCRLWMSDGPKNLLVKGAVLLDDSGSLYKVTSETKYALKSYSMEYYFETNSAGKPATWNFDLHDLQLCFGIKEFLVIAPQSASGVVLDAPEASKLLSAVAIALSNCSSLWPAFVPVHDPSRKAYIGIQSMGTVFTRRFEADRIGSQVPIKLMHLEGLYELFVSKFAYSTLDLSVHNFKVRIAMKLTFRTLPFDDDYMKNFDAKMIRSRENLSGETSNGTQWDDDCSWSEWYSAEDPVKGFELISTWSEKMVESSMEMAELENASPHEAEKWSISLRLEGSKESRIGFASQLHLLVDALQMSFEAQFIEDFVSAAENPGSDNLRSSLVIPSPTVRDRVLKELFMEDAKFSDFSDVGYKTSRAVKGAPLESLFAQFCLHSLWFGNCNIRAISVLWIEFVREVRWCWEESQPLPRMPPNGSIDLSTCLIHQKLHMLAICLERKCQLVEDFQDCIGSVDHIDSMSEEESVVGDDLMNIQTPSENFSGKVDRKPEDADLSNDTKSSNFTRRGSAGIVDSMMLLKSYQSMHAPYTQEPPLMTEDMHEERMQAVEAFGDSFNFSAQLEKDILTSDMSAFKAANPDAIFEDFIRWHSPGDWEADDDPESSGSTSPNALDINKSKDSWPPRGRLSKRMSDHGNLWRNIWNKAPALPASEQKPLLDPNREGEKVLHYLETLQPHQLLEQMVSTAFRAAADTISQTSYGELNQMETKIQQLYPTMASALRPLQVNRLSADSETIEDLKRLCVVFEHVEKLLTVAASLHRKLIRAPRLSREIFNDYYNFYIPRMGTGLTEEVVEKEFDKKQEIRDNEREVLSNMFVPPTANQSWRKVLSMGNLLNGHEPILREIIFSLHDKVSGNHYAARSGSVSQQDIETYRMYICGTSNDLRVALSVASCD comes from the exons ATGGCGTCTTCCTCCAACACTGGCAAGAAGATCCAAGCTGATTCTACTGATGAAGATTACACCGAAGCAGAACacgaggaagaagaagaagaagagggC CTCGAGCATTTTGACGATTTCACCCTTGCCTCGTCGTGGGAACG GTTTATTTCTGAAATAGAGTCTGTTTGTCGGCTTTGGATGTCTGATGGTCCAAAGAATTTACTG GTAAAAGGAGCGGTTCTCTTGGACGATTCTGGTAGTTTATACAAGGTGACATCTGAGACGAAGTATGCGTTGAAAAGTTACAGCATGGAGTATTACTTTGAGACCAACTCTGCTG GCAAGCCTGCAACTTGGAATTTTGATTTGCATGATCTACAGCTATGTTTCGGCATAAAGGAGTTTTTG GTGATTGCTCCTCAGAGTGCAAGCGGCGTGGTTCTTGATGCGCCAGAGGCTAGCAAGCTGTTGAGTGCTGTTGCGATTGCTTTGTCAAATTGTTCAAG TTTGTGGCCAGCATTTGTTCCAGTTCACGATCCTTCGCGAAAAGCTTATATTGGAATTCAGAGCATGGGCACTGTATTTACTAGAAGGTTTGAAGCAGATCGAATCGGTAGTCAGGTTCCAATAAAACTTATGCATTTGGAGGGGCTGTACGAGTTATTTGTATCTAAGTTT GCATACTCCACACTGGATCTATCTGTTCATAATTTCAAAGTCCGAATTGCAATGAAGCTTACATTCAGAACACTTCCCTTTGACGATGACTATATGAAAAACTTTGATGCTAAAATGATCAGATCAAGGGAAAATCTTTCTGGGGAAACATCCAATGGGACACAGTGGGATGACGATTGTTCTTGGAGCGAGTGGTATTCTGCAGAAGATCCTGTTAAAG GTTTTGAACTGATCTCAACATGGTCAGAGAAGATGGTTGAAAGTTCTATGGAAATGGCTGAACTGGAAAATGCTTCACCTCATGAAGCTGAGAAGTGGTCAATCTCTCTAAG ACTTGAAGGTTCTAAAGAGAGTCGGATTGGATTTGCATCCCAGTTGCATCTTCTTGTTGATGCATTGCAAATGTCATTCGAGGCACAATTTATAGAAGATTTTGTTTCAG CAGCTGAAAATCCAGGTTCCGATAATCTGAGATCCTCATTGGTTATACCTTCACCGACTGTTAGAGATCGTGTGCTGAAAGAACTGTTTATGGAAG ATGCAAAATTCTCAGATTTTTCTGATGTGGGATATAAGACTTCGCGAGCTGTAAAAGGCGCACCTCTTGAATCGCTCTTTGCACAATTTTGTTTACATTCTCTTTGGTTTGGCAACTGCAATATACGTG CTATATCTGTACTATGGATAGAGTTTGTTCGAGAGGTTAGGTGGTGTTGGGAAGAGTCACAACCATTACCTAGGATGCCACCTAACGGATCAATCGACCTTTCTACTTGTTTGATTCATCAAAAACTTCATATG CTTGCAATATGCCTTGAGAGGAAGTGTCAGCTGGTTGAAGATTTTCAAGATTGTATTGGAAGTGTTGATCATATAGATTCTATGTCTGAG GAAGAAAGTGTGGTTGGGGATGACTTGATGAATATACAGACACCCAGTGAGAATTTTTCTGGGAAAGTTGACAG AAAGCCTGAAGATGCAGACCTGTCTAATGACACAAAATCTTCAAACTTTACTAGGAGAGGTTCAGCTGGTATTGTTGATTCTATGATGCTTCTCAAGTCATATCAAAGTATGCATGCTCCATACACACAG GAACCACCTCTTATGACAGAAGACATGCATGAAGAGAGGATGCAAGCTGTTGAAGCCTTTGGTGATTCATTT AACTTTTCTGCTCAGCTGGAAAAGGATATCCTTACTTCAG ATATGTCAGCATTTAAAGCAGCGAATCCAGATGCTATTTTCGAAGACTTTATTAGGTGGCATTCACCTGGAGATTGGGAAGCGGATGATGATCCTGAGAGCAGTGGATCAACATCACCCAATGCTCTTGACATCAATAAGTCGAAAGATAGTTGGCCTCCACGTGGGAGGCTTTCTAAGAGAATGTCGGATCATGGAAATTTGTGGAGAAACATTTGGAATAAAGCACCTGCTCTTCCTGCTTCGGAACAGAAGCCTCTTCTTGATCCAAACAGAGAAGGAGAAAAA GTTCTTCATTATCTTGAAACCTTACAACCACATCAATTGCTTGAACAAATGGTGTCTACTGCCTTCAGAGCGGCAGCCGACACAATAAGTCAGACTAGTTATGGAGAACTGAACCAGATGGAGACTAAGATTCAACAACTTTACCCTACCATGGCATCAGCTTTGAGGCCTCTTCAAG TAAATCGATTGTCTGCAGACAGCGAGACTATCGAAGACTTAAAACGACTGTGTGTCGTTTTTGAACATGTTGAAAAATTACTAACTGTCGCAGCTTCTCTTCATCGCAAGCTTATACGAGCACCACGCCTCTCAAGAGAAATTTTTAATGATTACTACAACTTTTATATTCCAAGAATGGGAACAGGCTTGACAGAAGAGGTTGTTGAAAAG GAATTTGACAAGAAACAAGAAATAAGGGACAATGAAAGGGAAGTGTTGTCAAATATGTTCGTTCCTCCCA
- the LOC127084496 gene encoding uncharacterized protein LOC127084496 isoform X2, with translation MASSSNTGKKIQADSTDEDYTEAEHEEEEEEEGLEHFDDFTLASSWERFISEIESVCRLWMSDGPKNLLVKGAVLLDDSGSLYKVTSETKYALKSYSMEYYFETNSAVDAGKPATWNFDLHDLQLCFGIKEFLVIAPQSASGVVLDAPEASKLLSAVAIALSNCSSLWPAFVPVHDPSRKAYIGIQSMGTVFTRRFEADRIGSQVPIKLMHLEGLYELFVSKFAYSTLDLSVHNFKVRIAMKLTFRTLPFDDDYMKNFDAKMIRSRENLSGETSNGTQWDDDCSWSEWYSAEDPVKGFELISTWSEKMVESSMEMAELENASPHEAEKWSISLRLEGSKESRIGFASQLHLLVDALQMSFEAQFIEDFVSAENPGSDNLRSSLVIPSPTVRDRVLKELFMEDAKFSDFSDVGYKTSRAVKGAPLESLFAQFCLHSLWFGNCNIRAISVLWIEFVREVRWCWEESQPLPRMPPNGSIDLSTCLIHQKLHMLAICLERKCQLVEDFQDCIGSVDHIDSMSEEESVVGDDLMNIQTPSENFSGKVDRKPEDADLSNDTKSSNFTRRGSAGIVDSMMLLKSYQSMHAPYTQEPPLMTEDMHEERMQAVEAFGDSFNFSAQLEKDILTSDMSAFKAANPDAIFEDFIRWHSPGDWEADDDPESSGSTSPNALDINKSKDSWPPRGRLSKRMSDHGNLWRNIWNKAPALPASEQKPLLDPNREGEKVLHYLETLQPHQLLEQMVSTAFRAAADTISQTSYGELNQMETKIQQLYPTMASALRPLQVNRLSADSETIEDLKRLCVVFEHVEKLLTVAASLHRKLIRAPRLSREIFNDYYNFYIPRMGTGLTEEVVEKEFDKKQEIRDNEREVLSNMFVPPTANQSWRKVLSMGNLLNGHEPILREIIFSLHDKVSGNHYAARSGSVSQQDIETYRMYICGTSNDLRVALSVASCD, from the exons ATGGCGTCTTCCTCCAACACTGGCAAGAAGATCCAAGCTGATTCTACTGATGAAGATTACACCGAAGCAGAACacgaggaagaagaagaagaagagggC CTCGAGCATTTTGACGATTTCACCCTTGCCTCGTCGTGGGAACG GTTTATTTCTGAAATAGAGTCTGTTTGTCGGCTTTGGATGTCTGATGGTCCAAAGAATTTACTG GTAAAAGGAGCGGTTCTCTTGGACGATTCTGGTAGTTTATACAAGGTGACATCTGAGACGAAGTATGCGTTGAAAAGTTACAGCATGGAGTATTACTTTGAGACCAACTCTGCTG TTGACGCAGGCAAGCCTGCAACTTGGAATTTTGATTTGCATGATCTACAGCTATGTTTCGGCATAAAGGAGTTTTTG GTGATTGCTCCTCAGAGTGCAAGCGGCGTGGTTCTTGATGCGCCAGAGGCTAGCAAGCTGTTGAGTGCTGTTGCGATTGCTTTGTCAAATTGTTCAAG TTTGTGGCCAGCATTTGTTCCAGTTCACGATCCTTCGCGAAAAGCTTATATTGGAATTCAGAGCATGGGCACTGTATTTACTAGAAGGTTTGAAGCAGATCGAATCGGTAGTCAGGTTCCAATAAAACTTATGCATTTGGAGGGGCTGTACGAGTTATTTGTATCTAAGTTT GCATACTCCACACTGGATCTATCTGTTCATAATTTCAAAGTCCGAATTGCAATGAAGCTTACATTCAGAACACTTCCCTTTGACGATGACTATATGAAAAACTTTGATGCTAAAATGATCAGATCAAGGGAAAATCTTTCTGGGGAAACATCCAATGGGACACAGTGGGATGACGATTGTTCTTGGAGCGAGTGGTATTCTGCAGAAGATCCTGTTAAAG GTTTTGAACTGATCTCAACATGGTCAGAGAAGATGGTTGAAAGTTCTATGGAAATGGCTGAACTGGAAAATGCTTCACCTCATGAAGCTGAGAAGTGGTCAATCTCTCTAAG ACTTGAAGGTTCTAAAGAGAGTCGGATTGGATTTGCATCCCAGTTGCATCTTCTTGTTGATGCATTGCAAATGTCATTCGAGGCACAATTTATAGAAGATTTTGTTTCAG CTGAAAATCCAGGTTCCGATAATCTGAGATCCTCATTGGTTATACCTTCACCGACTGTTAGAGATCGTGTGCTGAAAGAACTGTTTATGGAAG ATGCAAAATTCTCAGATTTTTCTGATGTGGGATATAAGACTTCGCGAGCTGTAAAAGGCGCACCTCTTGAATCGCTCTTTGCACAATTTTGTTTACATTCTCTTTGGTTTGGCAACTGCAATATACGTG CTATATCTGTACTATGGATAGAGTTTGTTCGAGAGGTTAGGTGGTGTTGGGAAGAGTCACAACCATTACCTAGGATGCCACCTAACGGATCAATCGACCTTTCTACTTGTTTGATTCATCAAAAACTTCATATG CTTGCAATATGCCTTGAGAGGAAGTGTCAGCTGGTTGAAGATTTTCAAGATTGTATTGGAAGTGTTGATCATATAGATTCTATGTCTGAG GAAGAAAGTGTGGTTGGGGATGACTTGATGAATATACAGACACCCAGTGAGAATTTTTCTGGGAAAGTTGACAG AAAGCCTGAAGATGCAGACCTGTCTAATGACACAAAATCTTCAAACTTTACTAGGAGAGGTTCAGCTGGTATTGTTGATTCTATGATGCTTCTCAAGTCATATCAAAGTATGCATGCTCCATACACACAG GAACCACCTCTTATGACAGAAGACATGCATGAAGAGAGGATGCAAGCTGTTGAAGCCTTTGGTGATTCATTT AACTTTTCTGCTCAGCTGGAAAAGGATATCCTTACTTCAG ATATGTCAGCATTTAAAGCAGCGAATCCAGATGCTATTTTCGAAGACTTTATTAGGTGGCATTCACCTGGAGATTGGGAAGCGGATGATGATCCTGAGAGCAGTGGATCAACATCACCCAATGCTCTTGACATCAATAAGTCGAAAGATAGTTGGCCTCCACGTGGGAGGCTTTCTAAGAGAATGTCGGATCATGGAAATTTGTGGAGAAACATTTGGAATAAAGCACCTGCTCTTCCTGCTTCGGAACAGAAGCCTCTTCTTGATCCAAACAGAGAAGGAGAAAAA GTTCTTCATTATCTTGAAACCTTACAACCACATCAATTGCTTGAACAAATGGTGTCTACTGCCTTCAGAGCGGCAGCCGACACAATAAGTCAGACTAGTTATGGAGAACTGAACCAGATGGAGACTAAGATTCAACAACTTTACCCTACCATGGCATCAGCTTTGAGGCCTCTTCAAG TAAATCGATTGTCTGCAGACAGCGAGACTATCGAAGACTTAAAACGACTGTGTGTCGTTTTTGAACATGTTGAAAAATTACTAACTGTCGCAGCTTCTCTTCATCGCAAGCTTATACGAGCACCACGCCTCTCAAGAGAAATTTTTAATGATTACTACAACTTTTATATTCCAAGAATGGGAACAGGCTTGACAGAAGAGGTTGTTGAAAAG GAATTTGACAAGAAACAAGAAATAAGGGACAATGAAAGGGAAGTGTTGTCAAATATGTTCGTTCCTCCCA